A DNA window from Flammeovirgaceae bacterium contains the following coding sequences:
- the serA gene encoding phosphoglycerate dehydrogenase: protein MKPNTYFVIDFDSTFTKVEAFDVLADISLKGHPEKETIKRQIMDLTNQGMEGSLSFRESLKKRLELLSPNKSHLEQLVTVLKGLVSDSFKRNKAFFEKSNGNIYIISNGFHAFIDPIVTEYGVKKENIFANQFHFNDKGEVTGFDESNPLSSNNGKVELLKRLNLPGDVYVIGDGYTDYEIKHSGLANKFFAFTENVERGNILSKADHITPSLDEFLYLNNLNPAISYPKNRINVLLLESVHPAAVRLMKEEGFNVEVYPAGLTEEELCEKIVNVSILGIRSKTQVTARVIENAHRLMAIGAFCIGTNQIDLDTAAKKGIAVFNAPFSNTRSVVELAIAEIIMLMRNLPDKFAKMHEGEWNKSANNSFEIRGKNLGIVGYGNIGSQLSVLAESLGMKVFYYDTEEKLALGNAIRCKNLKELLRVSDVVSLHVDGRASNKYLIGMQELGLMKKGAILINLSRGHVVDVQALKEKILDGQIRGCGMDVFEQEPNSNHEAFTSVLRGLPNVILTPHIGGSTLEAQENIAHFVPGKLTDYINSGSTSQSVNFPNLVLPTLENAHRLIHIHNNVPGVLAKINSVLASHGINIAGQYLKTTEHIGYVITDINKGYGKELIKEMRAIAHTIKFRVLY, encoded by the coding sequence ATGAAGCCCAATACGTATTTCGTCATTGATTTTGACAGTACCTTCACCAAGGTGGAAGCTTTTGATGTATTGGCGGACATATCCCTAAAAGGCCATCCCGAAAAGGAAACCATCAAAAGGCAGATCATGGATCTGACCAACCAGGGCATGGAAGGGTCTTTGTCTTTCCGGGAATCGCTGAAGAAAAGGTTGGAGTTGCTTTCCCCCAATAAAAGCCACTTGGAGCAGCTCGTCACCGTGCTCAAGGGGCTGGTCTCCGATTCATTTAAAAGGAACAAGGCTTTTTTTGAAAAAAGCAACGGGAATATTTACATCATCTCCAATGGCTTTCACGCCTTTATAGACCCCATAGTGACCGAATATGGGGTGAAGAAGGAAAATATTTTTGCCAACCAGTTTCATTTCAACGACAAAGGCGAAGTAACGGGGTTTGACGAAAGCAACCCGCTTTCCTCCAACAACGGCAAAGTGGAATTGTTAAAACGGTTGAACTTGCCGGGGGATGTGTACGTAATCGGGGATGGGTACACAGACTACGAGATCAAGCACTCCGGGCTGGCCAACAAGTTTTTTGCCTTTACTGAAAATGTGGAAAGGGGGAATATCCTGAGCAAGGCCGACCACATCACGCCCAGCCTGGACGAGTTTCTTTACCTCAACAACCTAAACCCTGCTATTTCCTACCCCAAAAACAGGATTAACGTGCTGCTGCTGGAAAGTGTGCACCCGGCAGCAGTAAGATTAATGAAGGAGGAAGGGTTCAATGTGGAGGTATACCCTGCGGGGCTTACCGAGGAGGAGTTGTGCGAAAAGATCGTCAACGTTTCCATATTGGGCATCCGTTCCAAAACACAGGTCACGGCCAGGGTGATTGAAAACGCCCACCGGCTAATGGCCATCGGTGCATTTTGCATTGGCACCAACCAAATAGACCTTGACACGGCCGCCAAAAAAGGGATAGCCGTCTTCAACGCGCCCTTCAGCAACACGCGCTCGGTGGTGGAGCTGGCCATTGCCGAAATCATTATGCTGATGCGCAACCTGCCGGACAAGTTTGCAAAAATGCACGAGGGCGAGTGGAACAAGTCTGCTAACAACAGTTTTGAAATCAGGGGCAAAAACCTGGGCATAGTAGGCTATGGGAATATCGGGTCCCAGCTTTCCGTGCTGGCGGAAAGCCTGGGCATGAAGGTGTTCTATTATGACACCGAAGAGAAGCTGGCCCTGGGGAACGCGATCCGGTGCAAAAACCTGAAAGAATTGCTGAGGGTATCGGATGTGGTGTCACTGCATGTGGATGGCAGGGCTTCCAACAAGTACCTGATCGGCATGCAGGAACTTGGACTGATGAAAAAGGGCGCCATCCTCATCAACCTTAGCCGCGGACACGTGGTGGATGTGCAGGCACTCAAAGAAAAAATCCTTGACGGGCAAATCCGGGGTTGTGGGATGGACGTGTTTGAACAAGAGCCCAACAGCAACCACGAGGCCTTCACCTCGGTGCTCCGCGGATTGCCCAATGTCATCCTGACGCCACACATCGGTGGCAGCACCCTGGAAGCCCAGGAAAACATTGCCCATTTCGTACCTGGCAAGTTAACCGACTACATCAATTCGGGAAGCACCAGCCAGAGCGTCAACTTCCCCAACCTGGTGTTGCCCACATTGGAAAATGCGCACCGCCTTATCCACATCCACAACAACGTGCCGGGCGTACTCGCCAAAATCAACTCTGTACTGGCCAGCCATGGCATCAACATTGCGGGCCAATATTTAAAAACCACCGAGCACATCGGGTATGTTATTACCGACATCAACAAGGGTTACGGCAAGGAATTGATCAAAGAAATGAGGGCCATCGCGCATACCATCAAATTTCGAGTGCTATATTAG
- a CDS encoding arsenate reductase ArsC translates to MLQVLVLCTGNSCRSQMMEGYLKKYSHHRLHVLSAGIEAHGLDPRAVAVMKEDGTDISRHTSNHVGEYLSVPFDLVLTVCDHASENCPLFPGQARRLHQNFPDPSKEPGTGEETMNAFRETRDQIREYAKSIINDLLWMD, encoded by the coding sequence ATGCTGCAAGTCCTAGTCTTGTGCACCGGCAACTCCTGCCGCAGCCAGATGATGGAGGGCTACTTGAAAAAGTATTCCCACCACCGGCTCCACGTGCTAAGTGCCGGAATTGAGGCCCATGGACTGGATCCCAGGGCGGTGGCCGTGATGAAGGAGGATGGGACCGACATTTCCCGCCATACGTCCAACCACGTGGGCGAATACCTGTCGGTCCCGTTCGATTTGGTGTTGACCGTATGCGACCACGCCAGTGAAAATTGCCCCCTCTTTCCCGGCCAGGCCAGGCGTCTCCACCAGAATTTCCCTGACCCATCGAAGGAGCCAGGGACTGGGGAAGAAACCATGAACGCCTTTAGGGAAACGCGCGACCAAATAAGGGAATACGCAAAAAGTATCATTAACGACCTCCTTTGGATGGATTAG
- a CDS encoding GNAT family N-acetyltransferase: MMKNPVVGQSAVIDLRPRVVSSPESFVAFKRQLALAGLSSEGLDKDEHLLVGYYHQDEMVGTGAMEIHGDYGLLRSVSVAPLYKGNKWGLKIALHLIGKAKESGLKELFLLTETASGFFNKLGFEATGREQVPPAIRNSKQFVEVCPASASCMHLRLAPPCCKS; the protein is encoded by the coding sequence ATGATGAAAAATCCTGTTGTGGGCCAGAGTGCTGTAATTGATTTAAGGCCCAGGGTGGTCAGCAGCCCGGAAAGCTTCGTGGCATTCAAACGACAGTTGGCACTGGCCGGGCTTTCCAGCGAAGGCCTGGACAAAGACGAACATTTGCTGGTAGGGTATTACCACCAGGATGAAATGGTTGGCACGGGGGCCATGGAAATCCATGGGGATTATGGTTTGCTGCGCTCCGTGTCCGTTGCCCCTCTTTATAAGGGAAACAAATGGGGATTAAAGATCGCCCTGCACCTTATAGGAAAGGCAAAAGAAAGCGGCCTTAAGGAGTTGTTTTTATTGACGGAAACCGCATCCGGTTTCTTCAACAAACTAGGCTTTGAGGCAACCGGCCGCGAACAGGTGCCGCCCGCAATCAGGAATTCCAAACAATTTGTTGAGGTGTGCCCGGCCTCGGCCTCCTGCATGCACCTCCGGCTTGCCCCGCCATGCTGCAAGTCCTAG